The Thermobispora bispora DSM 43833 genome window below encodes:
- a CDS encoding FAD-dependent oxidoreductase, whose product MVALRVAIVGSGPAGIYTAEALLKHAQRTVEIDVLERLPTPYGLVRYGVAPDHESIKSIAGYLRRVLETPGVRFLGGIEVGTDVSVEDLLACYDAVVYCTGAAVDRRLGVPGEDLPGSVAATDFVNWYCGHPDVPPETFSLDAEEVVVIGVGNVAVDVVRIMARSADELRGTDIPEEVLRRLAASRVRRIHMIGRRGPQHAKFTLKELRELGELENADVLARADELAVGDLTGLSRQAAGVVEVLRSWSRRVPAGRPRRVEVRFWLRPVEIVGTSRVEGVRLERTRLVDGRVEGTGEYTTIPAGMVIRSIGYRSVPLPGVRFDPRTMTVPHVAGKVADRQYVAGWLKRGPSGVIGTNKSDAAETARTLLAEAVPDPSRPRFDDLLSARGIRPVTYRDWLAIERAEAELAARLGRGRRVKLIGRDAMLAACGRVPETGRA is encoded by the coding sequence ATGGTGGCCTTGCGTGTCGCGATCGTCGGTTCCGGCCCCGCCGGCATCTACACGGCCGAGGCGCTCCTCAAGCACGCCCAGCGGACCGTGGAGATCGACGTGCTCGAGCGGCTCCCGACCCCCTACGGGCTGGTCCGGTACGGCGTGGCCCCGGATCACGAGTCGATCAAGTCGATCGCCGGATACCTCCGGCGGGTGCTCGAGACGCCGGGGGTGCGCTTCCTCGGCGGGATCGAGGTCGGCACCGACGTGTCGGTCGAAGACCTGCTCGCCTGCTATGACGCGGTGGTCTACTGCACGGGCGCCGCGGTCGACCGGAGGCTGGGGGTGCCGGGCGAGGACCTGCCGGGCAGCGTGGCCGCGACCGACTTCGTGAACTGGTACTGCGGGCACCCGGACGTGCCGCCCGAGACGTTCTCCCTCGACGCCGAGGAGGTCGTGGTCATCGGGGTGGGGAACGTCGCCGTCGACGTGGTGCGGATCATGGCGCGGTCGGCGGACGAGCTCCGCGGCACCGACATCCCCGAGGAGGTGCTCCGGCGGCTCGCCGCGTCCCGGGTCAGGCGCATCCACATGATCGGCCGCCGCGGACCGCAGCACGCGAAGTTCACCCTGAAGGAGCTCCGGGAGCTCGGCGAGCTGGAGAACGCCGACGTGCTCGCCCGCGCCGACGAGCTGGCCGTCGGCGACCTCACCGGGCTCTCCCGGCAGGCCGCGGGCGTCGTGGAGGTGCTGCGGTCGTGGTCGCGGCGGGTCCCGGCGGGCCGGCCCCGGCGGGTGGAGGTGCGCTTCTGGCTGCGCCCGGTGGAGATCGTCGGCACGTCCAGGGTCGAGGGGGTCCGGCTGGAGCGGACCCGCCTGGTGGACGGGCGGGTGGAGGGGACCGGCGAGTACACGACGATCCCGGCCGGGATGGTGATCCGGTCGATCGGCTACCGGAGCGTCCCGCTGCCCGGGGTGCGGTTCGACCCCCGGACGATGACCGTGCCGCACGTCGCGGGAAAGGTGGCGGACCGGCAGTACGTCGCGGGCTGGCTCAAGCGCGGCCCGTCCGGGGTCATCGGCACCAACAAGTCCGATGCGGCCGAGACCGCCCGGACGCTGCTCGCCGAGGCGGTGCCCGACCCGTCGCGCCCGCGCTTCGACGACCTGCTGAGCGCCCGGGGGATCCGGCCGGTGACGTACCGGGACTGGCTCGCGATCGAGCGGGCGGAGGCGGAGCTCGCCGCCCGGCTCGGGCGAGGGCGCCGGGTGAAGCTGATCGGCCGCGACGCCATGCTCGCGGCCTGCGGCCGGGTCCCGGAGACCGGGCGCGCGTGA
- a CDS encoding proline--tRNA ligase, giving the protein MLLRMSTLFLRTLREDPADAELPSHKLLVRAGYIRRVAPGVYSWLPLGKIVLENIARVVREEMDRMGAQEVLFPALLPREYYEATGRWTEYGDTLFRLKDRKGADYLLGPTHEEMFTDMVKGELSSYKDFPVTLYQIQTKYRDEARPRAGLLRAREFVMKDSYSFDLDDDGLKRSYEAHRETYIRIFDRLGLDYRICFAVSGAMGGSASEEFLAPCPNGEDTFVACHGCGYAANAEAVVTPAPPAVTAEHPPMQVLDTPDTPTIETLVSYVNEHYGLGITAADTLKNVVVKVRTPGSDEVKVVVIGVPGDREVDMKRLEAALAPGVPEIFTAEDFAAHPALVRGYIGPQILKSLGITYLVDPRIVPGSAWVTGANQPGKHAAHVVAGRDFQPDGTIEAAEIKPGDACPRCGGPLSIDRGIEIGHIFQLGRKYSDAAGLDALGPDGKPIRITMGSYGIGVSRLVAVIAEQRHDELGLVWPREVAPADVHIVGTGKENQIEVAVELAETLESRGLRVLVDDRPGVSPGVKFKDAELLGMPTIVIVGRGLANGVLELRDRASGAREEIPLGEAADRIVAACRG; this is encoded by the coding sequence GTGCTGCTGCGCATGTCGACGCTGTTCCTGCGCACACTGCGTGAGGATCCGGCGGACGCGGAACTGCCGAGTCACAAGCTGCTCGTGCGCGCCGGGTACATCCGCCGGGTCGCGCCCGGCGTCTACTCCTGGCTGCCGCTCGGCAAGATCGTGCTGGAGAACATCGCGCGGGTCGTGCGCGAGGAGATGGACCGGATGGGCGCCCAGGAGGTGCTGTTCCCGGCCCTGCTGCCCCGCGAGTACTACGAGGCGACCGGCCGGTGGACCGAGTACGGCGACACCCTGTTCCGGCTGAAGGACCGCAAGGGCGCCGACTACCTCCTCGGGCCCACCCACGAGGAGATGTTCACCGACATGGTCAAGGGGGAGCTCTCCTCGTACAAGGACTTCCCGGTCACGCTCTACCAGATCCAGACGAAGTACCGGGATGAGGCGCGGCCCCGGGCCGGCCTGCTGCGGGCCCGCGAGTTCGTCATGAAGGACTCCTACTCCTTCGACCTCGACGACGACGGGCTCAAGCGCTCCTACGAGGCGCACCGGGAGACCTACATCCGGATCTTCGACCGGCTCGGCCTCGACTACCGGATCTGCTTCGCGGTCTCGGGTGCGATGGGCGGCTCGGCCTCCGAAGAGTTCCTCGCGCCCTGCCCGAACGGGGAGGACACGTTCGTCGCCTGCCACGGCTGCGGCTACGCCGCCAACGCCGAGGCGGTGGTCACCCCGGCGCCGCCGGCGGTGACCGCCGAGCACCCGCCGATGCAGGTCCTCGACACGCCGGACACCCCGACGATCGAGACGCTCGTCAGCTACGTCAACGAGCACTACGGGCTCGGCATCACCGCGGCCGACACGCTGAAGAACGTCGTGGTCAAGGTGCGCACGCCGGGCTCGGACGAGGTCAAGGTCGTCGTGATCGGCGTGCCCGGCGACCGCGAGGTCGACATGAAGCGCCTGGAGGCGGCGCTCGCCCCCGGGGTGCCGGAGATCTTCACGGCGGAGGACTTCGCCGCGCACCCGGCGCTGGTGCGCGGGTACATCGGGCCGCAGATCCTCAAGTCGCTCGGCATCACCTACCTCGTCGACCCGCGGATCGTGCCGGGGTCGGCGTGGGTGACCGGGGCGAACCAGCCGGGCAAGCACGCCGCCCACGTGGTCGCCGGCCGGGACTTCCAGCCGGACGGAACGATCGAGGCGGCGGAGATCAAGCCGGGGGACGCCTGCCCCCGCTGCGGCGGCCCGCTCTCCATCGACCGCGGCATCGAGATCGGGCACATCTTCCAGCTCGGCCGCAAGTACTCCGACGCCGCGGGGCTCGACGCGCTCGGCCCGGACGGCAAGCCGATCCGGATCACCATGGGCTCGTACGGCATCGGCGTCTCCCGCCTGGTCGCGGTCATCGCCGAGCAGAGGCACGACGAGCTCGGCCTGGTGTGGCCGCGCGAGGTCGCCCCGGCGGACGTGCACATCGTCGGCACCGGCAAGGAGAACCAGATCGAGGTCGCGGTCGAGCTCGCCGAGACGCTCGAGTCGCGCGGCCTGCGCGTGCTGGTCGACGACCGGCCCGGTGTCTCGCCCGGGGTGAAGTTCAAGGACGCCGAGCTGCTCGGCATGCCGACCATCGTGATCGTCGGCCGTGGGCTCGCCAACGGCGTGCTGGAGCTGCGCGACCGGGCGAGCGGGGCACGGGAGGAGATCCCGCTCGGCGAGGCCGCCGACCGGATCGTCGCCGCCTGCCGCGGCTAG
- a CDS encoding ferritin-like domain-containing protein — protein sequence MTEVPAARTTPSPAPPAPAAALAKALAAEHAAVYAYGVVGARTDGRLRARARAGFDAHRARRDQLRSLIVRMGGSPAEPSPAYRLPFPVESAKDAARLAAHVEEGLITAYLELAAVNDPSLRRLAALAAQECATRAYGWRPETLQAFPGMPGQAGTTPGSPGPAEPSATPTATPAGGTPRG from the coding sequence ATGACTGAGGTGCCCGCCGCTCGCACGACGCCCTCGCCCGCACCGCCGGCCCCGGCCGCCGCGCTCGCCAAGGCGCTCGCCGCGGAGCACGCCGCCGTGTACGCCTACGGAGTGGTCGGGGCGCGGACGGACGGCAGGCTGCGGGCCCGCGCGCGGGCGGGCTTCGACGCCCACCGGGCCCGCCGCGACCAGCTCCGCTCGCTCATCGTCCGGATGGGCGGCTCTCCCGCCGAGCCCAGCCCGGCCTACCGGCTGCCGTTCCCGGTGGAGAGCGCGAAGGACGCGGCCCGCCTCGCCGCGCACGTGGAGGAGGGCCTGATCACCGCATACCTGGAGCTCGCCGCCGTGAACGACCCGTCGCTCCGGCGGCTCGCCGCGCTCGCCGCCCAGGAGTGCGCCACCCGCGCCTACGGCTGGCGGCCGGAGACCCTCCAGGCGTTCCCCGGGATGCCCGGCCAGGCCGGGACCACGCCGGGGTCTCCCGGGCCGGCGGAGCCGTCCGCCACGCCCACGGCCACCCCGGCGGGCGGCACGCCGCGCGGGTGA
- the nusA gene encoding transcription termination factor NusA: MSVLRSLEREKDISFDLVVKAIEDALLIAYHRTEGAAPKARAELDRETGHVTIWAAELDENGEVIREYDDTPSNFSRIAATTAKQVILQQLRDAEDEINFGEFASREGELVSGVIQQGRDSRVVHVDLGKIEAILPPNEQVPGEEYRHGDRIRCYVVQVKKGPKGPSVTLSRTHPNLVKKLFALEVPEIADGTVEIAAIAREAGHRTKIAVRSRRPGVNAKGACIGPMGSRVRNVMAELHGEKIDIIDWSEDPAEFVGNALSPARVSRVEVVDRENRVARVTVPDYQLSLAIGKEGQNARLAARLTGWRIDIRPDTQEAPADPADVSAR; this comes from the coding sequence ATGAGCGTCCTACGCAGCCTGGAGCGGGAGAAGGACATCTCGTTCGACCTCGTCGTCAAGGCGATCGAGGACGCCCTTCTGATCGCCTATCACCGCACCGAGGGGGCCGCGCCGAAGGCCCGCGCCGAGCTCGACCGCGAGACGGGTCACGTGACCATCTGGGCGGCCGAGCTCGACGAGAACGGCGAGGTGATCAGGGAGTACGACGACACTCCGAGCAACTTCAGCCGGATCGCGGCCACGACGGCCAAGCAGGTCATCCTGCAGCAGCTCCGGGACGCCGAGGATGAGATCAACTTCGGCGAGTTCGCCAGCCGGGAGGGCGAGCTGGTCTCCGGCGTGATCCAGCAGGGCAGGGACTCGCGGGTGGTGCACGTCGACCTCGGCAAGATCGAGGCGATCCTCCCGCCCAACGAGCAGGTCCCCGGGGAGGAGTACCGGCACGGCGACCGGATCCGCTGCTACGTCGTGCAGGTGAAGAAGGGGCCGAAGGGTCCCTCCGTGACCCTGTCGCGGACCCACCCGAACCTGGTGAAGAAGCTGTTCGCGCTGGAGGTGCCGGAGATCGCCGACGGCACGGTGGAGATCGCCGCCATCGCCCGCGAGGCCGGGCACCGTACGAAGATCGCGGTGCGGTCGCGCCGGCCGGGGGTGAACGCCAAGGGGGCGTGCATCGGCCCGATGGGCTCCCGGGTGCGGAACGTGATGGCGGAGCTGCACGGCGAGAAGATCGATATCATCGATTGGTCGGAGGATCCGGCCGAATTCGTAGGGAATGCCCTCTCGCCGGCGCGCGTTTCACGAGTCGAGGTGGTAGACCGCGAGAATCGGGTCGCGCGTGTCACCGTTCCCGATTACCAGCTCTCGCTGGCGATCGGGAAGGAGGGACAGAACGCCCGTCTCGCTGCGCGTCTGACCGGATGGCGGATCGACATCCGGCCGGATACTCAGGAGGCACCGGCAGATCCTGCTGATGTCTCGGCAAGGTAA
- a CDS encoding ATP-grasp domain-containing protein, with translation MHQFSAPGDPAEPARITDDPRPPEPRAAEPPAGPAAGTSNPAIGGLGTGRSPAPRPGRGGPGDRLRRVAYVTAAGDAAAEDDEREVVLAAWLGAGIEGVPVAWDDPGVDWASFDAAVVRSAWDYIDRRDEFVAWARRAEAVTRLFNPASVIEWNTDKTYLRRLGVPIVPTRWFEPGEELDLPGWAEYVVKPVVSAGARDTVRTADRAAAEAHAARLLGQGRAVMVQPYLESVEHEGELSLLYFGGEFSHAVRRRPMLAGTESGHPLATLRDPDDDQFALAERTLSAVKEDLLYARVDVVRMPDGEPVLMEFEVTEPYLFLRTELAAPELFARALAARL, from the coding sequence ATGCACCAGTTCTCCGCACCAGGCGATCCGGCGGAGCCCGCCCGGATCACGGATGACCCGCGTCCACCGGAACCGCGCGCCGCGGAGCCGCCCGCCGGACCCGCGGCCGGGACCTCCAATCCCGCGATCGGCGGCCTCGGCACCGGGCGCTCCCCGGCACCGCGGCCGGGCCGCGGCGGCCCGGGCGATCGGCTCCGCCGGGTCGCGTACGTCACCGCCGCCGGGGACGCCGCGGCGGAGGACGACGAACGGGAGGTCGTGCTGGCGGCCTGGCTGGGCGCCGGGATCGAGGGCGTGCCCGTCGCCTGGGACGACCCTGGAGTCGACTGGGCGTCGTTCGATGCGGCCGTGGTCCGCTCGGCCTGGGACTACATCGACCGCCGGGACGAGTTCGTCGCGTGGGCGCGCCGGGCGGAGGCGGTGACCCGGCTGTTCAATCCGGCGTCCGTGATCGAGTGGAACACCGACAAGACCTACCTGCGCCGGCTCGGCGTGCCGATCGTGCCGACCCGGTGGTTCGAGCCGGGGGAGGAGCTCGATCTGCCCGGGTGGGCCGAGTACGTGGTCAAGCCGGTCGTCTCCGCCGGGGCGCGCGACACGGTGCGCACCGCGGACAGGGCCGCCGCCGAGGCTCACGCCGCCCGCCTGCTCGGCCAGGGCCGGGCCGTCATGGTCCAGCCGTACCTGGAGAGCGTGGAGCACGAGGGCGAGCTGTCCCTGCTGTACTTCGGCGGGGAGTTCAGCCACGCGGTACGGCGGCGCCCGATGCTCGCGGGCACGGAGTCGGGCCACCCCCTGGCGACGCTGCGCGACCCGGACGACGATCAGTTCGCCCTCGCCGAGCGCACGCTGAGCGCGGTCAAGGAGGACCTGCTCTACGCCCGGGTTGACGTGGTCCGCATGCCGGACGGGGAGCCGGTGCTCATGGAGTTCGAGGTGACCGAGCCGTACCTCTTCCTCCGGACCGAGCTCGCCGCGCCCGAGCTCTTCGCCCGGGCGCTCGCCGCCCGGCTCTGA
- a CDS encoding SDR family oxidoreductase, whose protein sequence is MTLFSVAGKTVVVTGGSRGIGKMIAKGFRDAGATVYIASRKKHELDATAAELGCEAIQADLSTSEGIQTLVEAVSARESRLHVLVNNAGAAWGAPLEEYPEHGFDKVWNVNVKAIFFLTRAFLPLLRAAATPDDPARVINIGSIDGIRVPAMENYAYAASKAAVHMLTRQLAHRLARESITVNAIAPGPFESKMMAFALDDPELRGAIESTVPLGRIGRPDDMAGTAIYLASRAGSYLTGAVIPVDGGLSTHG, encoded by the coding sequence ATGACTCTGTTCTCCGTCGCAGGCAAGACCGTCGTCGTCACGGGCGGCTCCCGCGGCATCGGGAAGATGATCGCGAAGGGCTTCCGCGACGCCGGGGCGACCGTCTACATCGCGTCCAGGAAGAAGCACGAGCTCGACGCCACCGCCGCCGAGCTGGGCTGCGAGGCGATCCAGGCCGACCTGTCGACGAGCGAGGGGATCCAGACCCTGGTGGAGGCGGTCTCCGCCCGGGAGAGCCGGCTCCACGTGCTGGTGAACAACGCCGGGGCCGCCTGGGGCGCACCGCTCGAGGAGTACCCCGAGCACGGCTTCGACAAGGTCTGGAACGTCAACGTCAAGGCGATCTTCTTCCTCACCCGGGCGTTCCTCCCGCTGCTGCGCGCGGCCGCCACGCCCGACGACCCGGCCCGGGTGATCAACATCGGCTCGATCGACGGGATCCGGGTCCCGGCGATGGAGAACTACGCGTACGCGGCCTCCAAGGCGGCGGTGCACATGCTCACCCGGCAGCTCGCCCACCGCCTCGCCCGCGAGTCGATCACCGTGAACGCCATCGCGCCCGGCCCCTTTGAGTCGAAGATGATGGCGTTCGCCCTCGACGACCCCGAGCTGCGCGGCGCGATCGAGAGCACCGTCCCGCTCGGCCGGATCGGGCGGCCGGACGACATGGCGGGCACCGCGATCTACCTCGCCTCCCGGGCCGGTTCCTACCTCACGGGCGCGGTCATCCCGGTGGACGGCGGCCTGTCCACCCACGGCTGA
- a CDS encoding GNAT family N-acetyltransferase yields MSIATLHRAPELLLRRADLDDLPGVLRLLAETAGWLHSLGVRQWPAGGFPAARIRPLIEAGTMYLVVDGDAETPAATITVDDHADPEFWGPADRPGDALYVHKLAVSRAHAGRGLGEALLGWAGLQAAAAGRRWLRLDCAKHNTRLQAYYRRLGFRHVRTVDLPHRASGALFERPAGWAQPGGPAAAFTALIPG; encoded by the coding sequence ATGTCCATCGCCACGCTCCATCGCGCCCCGGAACTCCTCCTCCGCCGGGCCGACCTCGACGACTTACCGGGGGTGCTCCGGCTGCTCGCCGAGACCGCGGGCTGGCTCCACTCCCTCGGCGTGCGCCAGTGGCCGGCCGGTGGCTTCCCCGCCGCCCGCATCCGCCCGCTCATCGAGGCCGGGACCATGTACCTGGTCGTGGACGGCGACGCGGAGACGCCGGCCGCGACGATCACCGTCGACGACCACGCCGACCCCGAGTTCTGGGGGCCGGCCGACCGGCCCGGTGACGCCCTGTACGTGCACAAGCTCGCGGTGAGCCGGGCGCACGCGGGCCGCGGGCTCGGCGAGGCGCTGCTCGGCTGGGCCGGGCTGCAGGCCGCGGCCGCGGGCCGCCGCTGGCTGCGGCTCGACTGCGCCAAGCACAACACGCGGCTCCAGGCGTACTACCGGAGGCTGGGATTCCGGCACGTCCGCACCGTGGACCTGCCGCACCGGGCCTCCGGCGCGCTATTCGAGCGCCCGGCGGGCTGGGCGCAGCCCGGCGGCCCGGCCGCGGCGTTCACCGCGCTCATCCCCGGGTAG
- the rimP gene encoding ribosome maturation factor RimP, producing the protein MGSDARRGRLVELLGPVVEAKGLDLEDVTITSAGRRRIVRVVVDRDGGVTVDEIADVSRSVSDRLDEVDVLGDAPYVLEVTSPGVDRPLTEQRHWRRARGLLVKAVLRDGGTVEGRITDVTETEVELDGTRRIPLADLVKGRVQLEFGRPRDAGTARGGNGKDALAIGDEG; encoded by the coding sequence ATGGGCAGCGACGCTCGGCGGGGCCGGCTGGTGGAGCTTCTCGGCCCGGTGGTCGAGGCCAAGGGGCTCGACCTGGAAGACGTGACGATCACCTCGGCGGGGCGGCGCCGGATCGTGCGCGTGGTGGTGGATCGGGACGGCGGCGTGACCGTGGACGAGATCGCGGACGTCAGCCGCTCCGTCTCCGATCGGCTCGATGAGGTGGACGTCCTCGGTGACGCTCCGTACGTGCTGGAGGTCACCTCCCCCGGGGTGGACCGGCCGCTCACCGAGCAGCGCCACTGGCGGCGCGCGCGGGGCCTGCTGGTGAAGGCGGTGCTGCGGGACGGCGGCACGGTCGAGGGCCGGATCACCGACGTGACCGAGACCGAGGTCGAGCTGGACGGGACGCGCCGCATCCCGCTGGCCGACCTGGTGAAGGGGCGGGTGCAGCTCGAGTTCGGCCGGCCTCGCGACGCCGGCACGGCCCGTGGTGGAAATGGCAAGGACGCCCTTGCGATCGGCGACGAGGGCTAA
- a CDS encoding HEAT repeat domain-containing protein, which produces MGDHDVLAGLDEIPWEELRHCYGPAGDVPGQLRALRSPDPVERERALWHLYGNIYHQGGRYEAAAYAVPFLARLALDPGTEQRAEIVVLLGALAIGYDDDLLPHGLDIAAWRAEIERKRSAGDEGAMRETGEGVAAAAGEPEQRIGQERRDVYDMRWVDVYGATEAELAAYDAVLAEIPRLRTLLTADDPRLRAATAGLLGWFPEEAAGSVAALGELLESEAVPIVLANAIVSVGLLSGTGLIPRLREHLGGPDPLVRWAAAVALARLGRTDPEVIAALTAAMASMPLASPEDLHFHDGNTRDYAALALGAVADRVPPEAVDGVLDALARHRYLTKEMVGAALRLAFPDGPLRRVPPFAELTAPQRRLVRILADLDPDSWRGCHFDRTLQKWNLPADRAACRAYAGLPE; this is translated from the coding sequence GTGGGCGATCACGACGTGCTGGCCGGGCTCGACGAGATCCCCTGGGAGGAGCTGAGGCACTGTTACGGCCCGGCAGGAGACGTCCCGGGCCAGCTGCGGGCGCTGCGCTCCCCGGACCCCGTGGAGCGGGAGCGCGCCCTCTGGCACCTGTACGGCAACATCTACCACCAGGGCGGCCGGTATGAGGCGGCCGCGTACGCCGTCCCGTTCCTCGCGCGGCTCGCCCTCGACCCCGGGACCGAGCAGCGGGCCGAGATCGTGGTGCTGCTCGGCGCGCTGGCCATCGGCTACGACGACGATCTGCTGCCGCACGGGCTGGACATCGCCGCATGGCGGGCCGAGATCGAGCGGAAGCGCAGCGCCGGTGACGAGGGGGCGATGCGCGAGACGGGCGAGGGGGTGGCGGCGGCCGCCGGCGAACCCGAACAGCGGATCGGGCAGGAGCGCCGGGACGTGTACGACATGAGGTGGGTGGACGTGTACGGCGCCACGGAGGCGGAGCTGGCCGCCTACGACGCCGTGCTGGCCGAGATCCCCCGGCTGCGCACCCTGCTGACCGCGGACGACCCACGGCTCCGCGCCGCCACCGCCGGCCTGCTGGGCTGGTTCCCGGAGGAGGCCGCCGGCTCGGTGGCCGCGCTCGGGGAGCTGCTGGAATCGGAGGCCGTCCCCATCGTCCTGGCCAACGCGATCGTCTCGGTCGGGCTGCTCTCCGGCACCGGGCTGATCCCGCGGCTGCGCGAGCACCTCGGCGGCCCCGACCCGCTGGTGCGCTGGGCCGCCGCCGTGGCCTTGGCCCGGCTGGGCCGTACCGACCCGGAGGTGATCGCCGCGCTCACCGCCGCGATGGCGAGCATGCCGCTGGCGTCCCCCGAGGACCTGCACTTCCACGACGGGAACACCCGCGACTACGCCGCGCTGGCCCTGGGCGCGGTGGCCGACCGGGTGCCGCCGGAGGCCGTGGACGGCGTGCTGGACGCGCTGGCGCGGCACCGATACCTGACCAAGGAGATGGTCGGGGCCGCGCTGCGGCTCGCCTTCCCGGACGGACCGCTCCGCCGGGTGCCGCCGTTCGCGGAGCTGACCGCCCCCCAGCGGCGGCTGGTGCGCATCCTCGCCGACCTCGACCCCGACTCCTGGCGCGGGTGCCACTTCGACCGCACCCTGCAGAAGTGGAACCTGCCCGCCGACCGCGCCGCGTGCCGTGCCTACGCGGGCCTGCCCGAGTGA
- a CDS encoding TIGR00725 family protein: MAQIAVCGPSECTPEEAEAAREVGRLLAERGAVVLCGGYGGVMAAAAAGARAAGGIVVGILSGRDRTGANPHLTVAIPTGMGEARNAIIVRAADAVIVVGGSWGTLSELALARRGGTPVVTLGGWRVLDSSGRPVPGLLAAADPAEAVRLALAGRPDG; this comes from the coding sequence GTGGCACAGATCGCCGTGTGCGGGCCGTCGGAGTGCACGCCCGAGGAGGCCGAGGCGGCCCGGGAGGTGGGCCGCCTGCTCGCCGAGCGGGGCGCGGTGGTGCTCTGCGGCGGCTACGGGGGCGTGATGGCCGCCGCGGCCGCCGGCGCCCGCGCCGCCGGGGGCATCGTGGTCGGCATCCTCTCCGGCCGCGACCGGACCGGCGCCAACCCGCACCTCACGGTCGCCATCCCCACCGGCATGGGCGAGGCGCGCAACGCGATCATCGTGCGGGCCGCGGACGCGGTCATCGTGGTCGGCGGCTCGTGGGGCACGCTCTCGGAGCTCGCGCTCGCCCGGCGCGGCGGCACCCCGGTGGTCACCCTCGGCGGGTGGCGGGTGCTCGACTCATCCGGCCGCCCGGTCCCGGGCCTGCTCGCCGCGGCGGACCCCGCCGAGGCGGTACGGCTGGCCTTGGCCGGCCGACCGGACGGCTGA
- a CDS encoding GntR family transcriptional regulator, protein MARLSLYQQVAAALRRAIYTGELAPGDQIPTEADLMETYGVSRNTVRLALGELENEGLILRMRRRGTFVRERRPLLMRPQDEFRYLEQGEPRFDSFVHAVTAEGRKPDQRIEVSIVEPSPDIAARLALPKGGLAVVRRRLRYVDGRPYNTNDSYFPFDLVAASEIARPGNITRGANRVLEELGHPQIRVVDDISARMPTADESQRLRLDPGTPVIVHIRVGYDPEDTPVRVAVSVLPADKHLIRYELERRRH, encoded by the coding sequence ATGGCACGATTATCGCTCTATCAACAGGTGGCGGCCGCGCTGCGGCGGGCCATCTACACGGGCGAACTCGCGCCAGGCGACCAGATACCCACCGAGGCCGACCTCATGGAGACCTACGGGGTCAGCCGCAACACCGTTCGGCTGGCCCTGGGCGAGCTGGAGAACGAGGGCCTCATCCTGCGGATGCGCCGCCGTGGAACGTTCGTACGGGAACGCCGCCCCCTCCTCATGCGCCCCCAGGACGAGTTCCGCTACCTCGAGCAGGGCGAGCCGCGCTTCGACTCGTTCGTCCACGCCGTCACCGCGGAGGGCCGCAAGCCCGACCAGCGGATCGAGGTCTCCATCGTCGAGCCGAGCCCCGACATCGCGGCCCGGCTCGCCCTCCCCAAGGGAGGCCTGGCCGTGGTACGGCGCCGTCTCCGCTACGTGGACGGCCGGCCGTACAACACCAACGACTCCTACTTCCCCTTCGACCTGGTCGCCGCATCGGAGATCGCCAGACCGGGGAACATCACCCGCGGGGCCAACCGCGTGCTGGAAGAGCTCGGCCACCCCCAGATCCGGGTCGTCGACGACATCTCGGCCCGGATGCCGACCGCCGATGAGTCCCAGCGGCTGCGGCTCGACCCGGGAACCCCGGTCATCGTCCACATCCGCGTCGGTTACGACCCCGAGGACACCCCGGTACGCGTCGCCGTGTCCGTGCTCCCGGCCGACAAGCACCTGATCCGTTACGAGCTGGAACGCCGGCGTCATTGA
- a CDS encoding YlxR family protein translates to MSRQGKLERSGRTAPLRTCVGCRVRTVKSELLRTVVVEGAVVPDPRGRLPGRGASLHPSLRCLELAERRKAFPRAFRVEGPLELGALRVYLEGLDVG, encoded by the coding sequence ATGTCTCGGCAAGGTAAGCTGGAACGGAGTGGCCGGACGGCCCCGCTGCGAACTTGTGTAGGATGCCGAGTTCGCACGGTAAAGTCCGAGTTGCTCCGTACGGTCGTGGTTGAGGGGGCGGTCGTCCCCGATCCACGAGGACGGCTTCCGGGGCGCGGTGCGTCGTTGCACCCGTCCTTGCGCTGTCTGGAGCTCGCCGAGCGCCGGAAGGCGTTCCCTCGCGCGTTCCGCGTCGAAGGGCCGCTTGAACTGGGCGCTCTGCGGGTCTACCTTGAGGGGCTTGATGTCGGGTAG